In the Gossypium arboreum isolate Shixiya-1 chromosome 10, ASM2569848v2, whole genome shotgun sequence genome, one interval contains:
- the LOC108487402 gene encoding protein REGULATOR OF FATTY ACID COMPOSITION 3, chloroplastic — MESLLHSSTKIVAPTLPKLQIKCGFFGNQHSFSIFPQQNSCLGRRKLLIVEAKKNKNNDIKQDSHSFIPKPDETTGFFPEAVLLKEKKVQEDGRLLPEFADEEEQELYESLNLELQSALNLERMRHYEVVYLVHEKHDEEVESVNEKVQDFLREKKGRLWRLNDWGLRRLAYKIKKAKNAHYILMNFELEARWINEFKTMLDQDERVIRHLVIKRDEAITEDCPPPPEWHTVRAGGDDEAEVEDDEDYDDGDDVYEVDDDEELEEEDWDGEDDVDIFEDGIVAGDDDYIEESNHKSGSVGNKGRRNLKAQKVSK; from the exons ATGGAGTCACTCCTACACTCTTCTACGAAAATTGTTGCTCCCACCCTACCCAAACTTCAAATAAAATGTGGGTTCTTCGGAAACCAACACTCTTTCTCCATATTCCCGCAACAAAACTCTTGCCTTGGTCGTAGAAAGCTTTTAATTGTGGAGGCAAAGAAGAACAAAAACAATGATATTAAGCAAGACAGTCACAGTTTCATCCCCAAACCAGATGAGACCACTGGGTTCTTCCCTGAAGCTGTTCTTCTCAAAGAG AAGAAAGTTCAGGAAGATGGTAGACTTCTCCCAGAATTTGCTGACGAAGAAGAAC AAGAATTGTATGAATCTCTCAACCTTGAGCTGCAAAGCGCATTGAACTTGGAACGCA TGCGGCACTACGAGGTTGTTTATTTAGTTCATGAGAAGCATGATGAAGAGGTTGAAAGTGTCAATGAGAAAGTCCAAG ATTTCTTGAGGGAGAAGAAAGGCAGGTTATGGAGATTGAATGATTGGGGTCTTCGGAGACTAGCATACAAGATAAAGAAAGCTAAGAATGCCCACTACATCTTGATGAACTTTGAGTTGGAAGCTAGATGGATTAATGAGTTTAAGACTATGTTAGACCAAGATGAAAGAGTCATTCGGCATCTGGTGATAAAAAGAGACGAGGCAATCACCGAGGATTGTCCACCTCCACCCGAGTGGCACACTGTTCGTGCAGGTGGTGATGATGAAGCTGAAGTCGAAGATGATGAAGATTATGATGATGGTGATGATGTATATGAAGTTGATGATGATGAAGAGCTGGAGGAGGAGGATTGGGATGGAGAAGATGATGTGGATATCTTTGAAGATGGTATTGTTGCTGGAGATGATGATTACATAGAAGAATCAAATCACAAATCAGGTAGTGTCGGGAATAAAGGTAGAAGAAATCTTAAAGCTCAAAAAGTTTCTAAATAG
- the LOC108489603 gene encoding uncharacterized protein LOC108489603 — translation MARGKNGKKRGSEAGHQVTDAKGRGKISEVKDFSGDKLPNGNPSKENVTKGHRAGTENKYRQNSEKCVSLEKHGDSAEDLGQSISSGSNSGSCTENTPSKEASSGREQNEISPDGNLNLKHKNGSWGCLLNGFHLKNAMDNVDFSDTAVVRNARTIAVSTFKVIIQWLDRQRPILISLTTNVYNARDHVRAKFERLYPIVLKWLVQFGNIMLLLSIIWLDCALRGIDSFLRMGTASLFLVIWCSIFSVIAMVGMMKFLLVLAIAALTAVFVGLTVAMLVVAVFGTIFLWFYGSFWTTLMVIFLGGLAFSFSHERLALLVATIYSVYCAWMYAGWLGLLLALNLSFISSDALIYYLKNHINQQAAPDGNPEQTNGMYGHSGFFNDESVHGSFSENVPGFSANHGPGVASTSGVDTVMTSEDEVARLLNCCDHYSALGLSRYQNVDVNVLKREYRKKAMLVHPDKNMGNEKAAEAFKKLQNAYEVLLDSLKRKTYDDELRREELLNYFRRFQNASQKNGRHVFFPSRSARSEADGEEPFGESRRIACKKCGNFHVWAHTKKSKSRARWCQECKDFHQAKDGDGWVEQSSEPLFFGFLLKVEAPSAYVCADSKIYDATEWYICQGMRCPPNTHKPSFHVNTSVTSKHATGKGSSSGQRGGTMPTPPNLEETMTEEEFLAWLQNAVQGGMFDNFNGSSTSAENPSTKAESSSKSSSSGSGSKRKKKGKKQW, via the exons ATGGCTCGGGGGAAGAATGGGAAAAAAAGGGGTTCAGAGGCAGGTCATCAAGTCACTGATGCAAAAGGAAGGGGGAAAATAAGTGAGGTAAAGGACTTTTCTGGAGATAAACTACCAAATGGCAATCCTTCAAAGGAGAATGTCACTAAAGGTCATCGTGCAGGGACTGAGAATAAATATAGGCAGAATTCTGAGAAATGTGTGTCATTGGAGAAGCATGGAGATTCAGCTGAGGATCTTGGCCAATCAATATCTTCTGGGAGTAATTCAGGGTCTTGCACTGAAAACACACCTTCAAAGGAAGCTTCAAGTGGAAGGGAACAAAATGAAATCTCACCTGATGGGAACCTTAATCTGAAACATAAAAATGGATCTTGGGGCTGCTTGCTTAATGGTTTTCATCTTAAAAATGCCATGGATAATGTGGATTTTTCTGATACTGCGGTGGTAAGGAATGCGAGAACAATAGCTGTGTCCACCTTCAAGGTGATAATCCAGTGGCTTGATAGACAAAGACCAATTTTAATTTCCCTAACAACTAATGTGTATAATGCTCGAGATCATGTCAGAGCAAAGTTTGAGAGATTATATCCCATTGTTTTGAAATGGCTCGTGCAATTTGGAAATATAATGCTTCTTTTGTCAATAATCTGGTTGGACTGTGCTCTTAGAGGCATTGATTCCTTCCTCCGCATGGGTACAGCATCTCTTTTTCTGGTTATATGGTGCAGTATCTTCTCAGTAATTGCTATGGTTGGGATGATGAAGTTTCTTCTGGTGTTG GCTATAGCTGCTCTGACAGCAGTTTTTGTTGGGCTCACTGTCGCAATGTTGGTAGTAGCTGTTTTTGGAACTATTTTCCTGTGGTTTTATGGAAGTTTCTGGACAACACTTATGGTGATCTTCCTTGGag GATTGGCATTTTCATTTAGCCATGAGCGTCTTGCATTATTGGTCGCCACTATATATTCTGTATACTGTGCTTGGATGTATGCTGGATGGCTTGGTTTGCTTTTGGCTCTTAATCTATCATTTATCTCAAGTGATGCATTGATCTACTACCTAAAGAACCACATAAATCAGCAAGCAGCACCTGATGGAAACCCTGAGCAAACCAATGGAATGTATGGTCATTCAGGCTTCTTCAATGACGAGTCAGTGCATGGTTCGTTCTCTGAAAATGTCCCAGGGTTTTCAGCAAACCATGGTCCTGGGGTAGCTTCAACTAGTGGGGTTGACACTGTGATGACTTCTGAAGATGAAGTTGCTCGATTGTTGAACTGCTGTGATCACTATTCTGCATTGGGTTTGTCACGGTATCAGAATGTCGATGTTAATGTACTGAAACGAGAATACAGAAAAAAG GCAATGCTGGTCCATCCAGATAAGAACATGGGCAATGAAAAGgctgcagaagcttttaaaaagCTTCAAAATGCATATGAG GTTTTACTTGATTCGTTGAAGCGAAAAACATATGATGATGAGCTTAGGCGGGAGGAGCTGTTAAACTACTTCCGTAGATTTCAAAATGCTTCTCAAAAG AATGGCAGACATGTTTTCTTTCCCTCTAGATCTGCACGGTCAGAGGCTGATGGGGAGGAACCATTTGGAGAATCCAGGCGTATTGCCTGCAAAAAATGTGGTAACTTTCATGTCTGGGCACACACCAAGAAATCAAAATCTCGAGCAAGATGGTGCCAG GAATGCAAAGATTTTCATCAAGCAAAAGATGGTGATGGATGGGTTGAACAATCGTCGGAGCCCTTATTTTTCGGATTTTTGCTTAAG GTGGAAGCTCCCTCTGCCTATGTCTGTGCTGATAGCAAGATATACGATGCTACTGAATGGTATATTTGTCAG GGAATGAGATGTCCACCTAACACACATAAGCCAAGTTTTCATGTGAACACTAGTGTGACATCCAAGCATGCTACTGGCAAGGGATCAAGTTCAGGACAGAGAGGTGGCACAATGCCAACTCCTCCTAATCTGGAAGAAACGATGACCGAAGAAGAATTCTTAGCGTGGTTACAGAATGCAGTACAAGGAGGCATGTTTGACAACTTTAACGGTAGCAGCACCTCTGCTGAAAATCCATCTACGAAAGCAGAAAGCAGCTCGAAGAGCAGCAGCAGCGGTAGTGGaagcaagagaaagaaaaagggtaaGAAACAATGGTAA
- the LOC108489527 gene encoding uncharacterized protein LOC108489527: MAGQGNSSSSDKKSKEVMNDVSTFRAENLQNNMKVVYYSRTFLSIIGGAISGILGLTGCMGFILYFIVMAITSIGLIAKAKFSLHSYFDCWNRIILDGFLGGLMSFVLFWTFAYDIVHIF, from the exons ATGGCAGGACAGGGTAATTCAAGTTCATCTGACAAGAAATCAAAGGAAGTTATGAATGATGTATCAACTTTTAGAGCAGAGAATTTGCAGAATAACATGAAAGTTGTATATTACAG CCGAACATTTTTGTCGATAATCGGAGGGGCTATTTCTGGGATTTTAGGGTTGACAGGCTGTATGGGTTTTATATTGTATTTCATTGTCATGGCAATTACTTCAATTGGACTCATAGCAAAGGCAAAGTTCTCCCTTCATTCTTATTTTGATTGCTGGAATCGGATTATACTCGATGGATTCTTGGGTGGGCTTATG TCATTCGTGCTATTCTGGAC